From Xenopus tropicalis strain Nigerian chromosome 3, UCB_Xtro_10.0, whole genome shotgun sequence, the proteins below share one genomic window:
- the LOC100493461 gene encoding cathepsin E — protein sequence MKVLLILVGCIQLATPLERVPLVKFKSIRSHLWQRDELNEFWLHHQPHIFARKYTQCFPPPYSLAAGTTTEYLVDYMNAQYYGEISVGTPPQNFSVVFDTGSSNFWVPSSYCLSEACQVHERFKSFESTSYEHGGRPFSIHYGTGQLVGVTGRDTLRISNMSIEGQDFGESILEPGRTFVLAQFDGVLGLGYPSLAVAGAVPVFDRIVNQKLVEQQLFSFHLNRDYDSEYGGELIFGGIDHSLYKGQIHWIPLTEKGYWQIRLDNVKVDGEAMFCQSSCQVIVDSGTSLITGPKAEIKKLQELLGATPTLFGEYILDCSRVSSLPRVTFTIGQRDYTLTPEQYTIKERSQKSDFCLTGFQAMDISTKDGPLWILGDIFMSKFYSVFDREHDRIGLAKSCKKK from the exons ATGAAGGTGCTGTTGATACTTGTGGGATGTATCCAACTAGCAACACCCCTGGAACG GGTCCCTCTGGTGAAATTCAAATCAATACGGAGTCACCTTTGGCAAAGGGATGAACTGAATGAATTTTGGTTGCACCACCAACCTCACATCTTTGCTCGCAAATACACTCAGTGTTTCCCCCCTCCCTATTCCTTAGCAGCTGGGACTACTACAGAATATCTTGTTGATTACATGAAT GCTCAGTACTATGGTGAGATCAGTGTTGGGACTCCACCTCAGAACTTCAGTGTGGTGTTTGATACAGGCTCTTCCAATTTCTGGGTCCCATCCTCTTATTGCCTGAGTGAGGCATGCC AAGTACATGAGAGATTTAAATCCTTTGAGTCCACTTCCTATGAACATGGCGGGAGACCATTTTCTATTCACTATGGCACTGGGCAACTTGTCGGTGTTACTGGCAGAGACACCCTGAGA ATCAGTAATATGTCCATTGAAGGACAGGACTTTGGAGAGTCAATCTTAGAGCCTGGCAGGACATTTGTTTTGGCGCAGTTTGATGGTGTGTTGGGCCTAGGATACCCCTCACTTGCTGTTGCTGGAGCTGTACCAGTATTCGACCGGATAGTAAATCAAAAACTAGTAGAGCaacaattattttctttccatttGAACAG GGACTATGATTCTGAATATGGTGGAGAGCTGATATTTGGTGGGATAGACCACTCTTTGTATAAAGGTCAAATTCACTGGATTCCCCTTACAGAAAAGGGTTACTGGCAAATAAGGCTTGATAA TGTTAAAGTTGACGGAGAAGCAATGTTTTGCCAAAGTAGCTGTCAAGTGATTGTTGACTCAGGCACATCCCTAATCACTGGGCCAAAGGCGGAGATCAAAAAATTGCAGGAGCTCCTAGGAGCAACACCTACATTATTTGGTGAG tacaTCTTAGACTGCAGTCGTGTATCCAGCCTTCCAAGGGTTACATTTACCATTGGACAGAGGGACTATACATTGACTCCTGAGCAGTATACAATAAAG GAACGGTCACAGAAATCAGACTTTTGCTTGACTGGATTCCAGGCCATGGATATTTCTACAAAAGATGGACCTCTTTGGATTCTAGGGGATATATTTATGTCCAAGTTTTACAGTGTGTTTGACCGTGAACATGACAGAATTGGATTAGCAAAATCTtgcaaaaagaaataa
- the best3 gene encoding bestrophin-3 isoform X3, with amino-acid sequence MFLISSNVHGRDEYGRLLRRTLMRYVNLTSLLIFRSVSTAVYKRFPTMDHVVEAGFMTSDERKLFDSLKSPHLKYWVPVIWFGNLASKARSEGRIRDSIDLQMMMNEMNKFRSWCSLLFGYDWVGIPLVYTQVVTLAVYTFFFACIIGRQFLDPKQAYPGHDLDLYIPVFTLLQFFFYAGWLKVAEQLINPFGEDDDDFETNWCIDRNLQVSLMAVDEMHMNLPKMNRDIYWNDSDVRPPYTLAAADYCIPSFLGSTVHMGLPDSVFLREDWLLDEDKPRRQHSVLRRVKRFLSVHEHSPDSSSRGGYSRQGSDASNIFFPSELNYSGSFHDAPHRARHHAFHTKRRESTDKNSKPTTPKGDLSTIREASRSDTSGRASTSNGLTPDIALKVPEVATSSSGETMTTAHSAVPPQSNSLTVSDTMECSGNYQCDTNTAVQHPEQVSQEERAVKAPVQGVEKSANKAKDHQKRFHRWSDTVFPTESHVTNAPPNTKSEQSIPLLIASENRTETDPNPGAHMLPREEVFNPPKHTEIKETDILEFHDEKKEHRE; translated from the exons ATGTTCCTCATCTCCAGCAATGTACATGGGAGAGATGAATATGGGCGTTTGCTGAGAAGAACTCTTATGCGTTATGTGAACCTAACATCCCTACTGATCTTCCGCTCTGTCAGCACTGCTGTATATAAAAGGTTTCCAACCATGGACCATGTTGTAGAAGCAG GGTTTATGACCTCAGATGAAAGAAAACTATTTGACAGCCTTAAATCTCCCCATCTTAAATACTGGGTGCCTGTAATCTGGTTTGGAAATCTTGCTTCAAAAGCTAGATCAGAAGGCAGAATTCGGGACAGTATAGATTTGCAAATGATGATGAAT GAGATGAACAAGTTCCGATCCTGGTGCAGTCTACTGTTTGGCTATGACTGGGTTGGAATCCCTCTAGTCTACACTCAG GTAGTAACACttgctgtatatacatttttttttgcttgtataATTGGACGTCAATTCTTAGATCCCAAGCAAGCATATCCTGGCCATGATTTAGACCTGTATATTCCAGTCTTCACATTACTGCAATTTTTCTTTTATGCAGGCTGGCTAAAG GTTGCAGAGCAACTTATTAATCCCTTTGGTGAGGATGATGATGACTTTGAAACAAATTGGTGCATAGACAGAAATCTTCAG GTATCACTTATGGCTGTGGATGAAATGCATATGAACTTACCAAAAATGAACAGAGATATTTACTGGAATGACTCTGATGTTCGACCACCATACACGCTAGCAGCTGCTGATTACTGCATTCCTTCATTCTTGGGTTCAACTGTCCACATGGG ACTCCCTGATTCGGTATTTCTGCGGGAAGACTGGCTGCTGGATGAAGACAAACCTAGAAGGCAACATTCAGTTTTGAGAAGAGTAAAACGTTTTTTAAGTGTTCATGAACATTCTCCAGACTCCAGCAGTCGGGGAGGGTACAGCAGACAGGGAAGTGATGCATCCAATATATTCTTTCCAAGTGAACTCAATTATAGCGGCAGTTTTCATGATGCACCACATAGAGCAAGACATCATGCATTCCATACTAAAAGACGGGAATCAACTGATAAGAATTCAAAACCCACCACACCTAAGGGAGATTTGTCAACTATTCGGGAAGCTAGCAGGTCTGATACTTCTGGAAGAGCATCTACCAGCAATGGGCTTACACCTGATATAGCTTTAAAAGTTCCTGAAGTAGCTACAAGTAGTTCTGGTGAGACCATGACCACTGCCCATTCAGCTGTCCCTCCTCAGTCCAATTCACTGACAGTATCTGATACAATGGAATGTTCTGGTAATTATCAATGTGATACTAACACTGCAGTACAACATCCTGAACAAGTTTCACAAGAAGAACGAGCAGTAAAGGCACCAGTACAAGGTGTGGAAAAATCAGCCAATAAAGCAAAAGACCATCAAAAGCGCTTCCACCGATGGAGTGACACAGTGTTTCCAACAGAGAGTCATGTAACAAATGCTCCCCCAAACACAAAATCTGAGCAAAGCATTCCTCTTTTAATTGCTTCAGAGAACAGAACAGAAACAGACCCCAATCCAGGAGCTCATATGCTGCCTAGAGAAGAAGTGTTCAATCCACCAAAACATACTGAGATTAAAGAGACAGATATTCTGGAGTTTCATGATGAAAAGAAAGAACATAGAGAATAA
- the best3 gene encoding bestrophin-3 isoform X1, protein MTVTYSSKVANATFFGFHRLLLKWRGSIYKLLYREFLLFTSLYTTLSVIYRFFLTDSQKRYFEKVSMYCDKYAEQIPVTFVLGFYVTLVVNRWWNQFVNLPWPDRLMFLISSNVHGRDEYGRLLRRTLMRYVNLTSLLIFRSVSTAVYKRFPTMDHVVEAGFMTSDERKLFDSLKSPHLKYWVPVIWFGNLASKARSEGRIRDSIDLQMMMNEMNKFRSWCSLLFGYDWVGIPLVYTQVVTLAVYTFFFACIIGRQFLDPKQAYPGHDLDLYIPVFTLLQFFFYAGWLKVAEQLINPFGEDDDDFETNWCIDRNLQVSLMAVDEMHMNLPKMNRDIYWNDSDVRPPYTLAAADYCIPSFLGSTVHMGLPDSVFLREDWLLDEDKPRRQHSVLRRVKRFLSVHEHSPDSSSRGGYSRQGSDASNIFFPSELNYSGSFHDAPHRARHHAFHTKRRESTDKNSKPTTPKGDLSTIREASRSDTSGRASTSNGLTPDIALKVPEVATSSSGETMTTAHSAVPPQSNSLTVSDTMECSGNYQCDTNTAVQHPEQVSQEERAVKAPVQGVEKSANKAKDHQKRFHRWSDTVFPTESHVTNAPPNTKSEQSIPLLIASENRTETDPNPGAHMLPREEVFNPPKHTEIKETDILEFHDEKKEHRE, encoded by the exons ATGACTGTAACATACTCCAGTAAAGTAGCTAATGCCACATTCTTTGGATTCCATCGATTACTCCTTAAGTGGAGAGGAAGTATTTATAAACTGCTCTACAGGGAATTTCTTCTGTTCACTAGTTTATACACCACACTGAGTGTCATATACAG ATTCTTTCTTACAGATTCTCAAAAACGTTACTTTGAAAAAGTCTCAATGTACTGTGACAAATATGCAGAACAAATCCCAGTAACATTTGTGTTAG GGTTTTATGTCACTCTTGTGGTAAACCGGTGGTGGAACCAGTTTGTGAATCTTCCTTGGCCTGACAGACTTATGTTCCTCATCTCCAGCAATGTACATGGGAGAGATGAATATGGGCGTTTGCTGAGAAGAACTCTTATGCGTTATGTGAACCTAACATCCCTACTGATCTTCCGCTCTGTCAGCACTGCTGTATATAAAAGGTTTCCAACCATGGACCATGTTGTAGAAGCAG GGTTTATGACCTCAGATGAAAGAAAACTATTTGACAGCCTTAAATCTCCCCATCTTAAATACTGGGTGCCTGTAATCTGGTTTGGAAATCTTGCTTCAAAAGCTAGATCAGAAGGCAGAATTCGGGACAGTATAGATTTGCAAATGATGATGAAT GAGATGAACAAGTTCCGATCCTGGTGCAGTCTACTGTTTGGCTATGACTGGGTTGGAATCCCTCTAGTCTACACTCAG GTAGTAACACttgctgtatatacatttttttttgcttgtataATTGGACGTCAATTCTTAGATCCCAAGCAAGCATATCCTGGCCATGATTTAGACCTGTATATTCCAGTCTTCACATTACTGCAATTTTTCTTTTATGCAGGCTGGCTAAAG GTTGCAGAGCAACTTATTAATCCCTTTGGTGAGGATGATGATGACTTTGAAACAAATTGGTGCATAGACAGAAATCTTCAG GTATCACTTATGGCTGTGGATGAAATGCATATGAACTTACCAAAAATGAACAGAGATATTTACTGGAATGACTCTGATGTTCGACCACCATACACGCTAGCAGCTGCTGATTACTGCATTCCTTCATTCTTGGGTTCAACTGTCCACATGGG ACTCCCTGATTCGGTATTTCTGCGGGAAGACTGGCTGCTGGATGAAGACAAACCTAGAAGGCAACATTCAGTTTTGAGAAGAGTAAAACGTTTTTTAAGTGTTCATGAACATTCTCCAGACTCCAGCAGTCGGGGAGGGTACAGCAGACAGGGAAGTGATGCATCCAATATATTCTTTCCAAGTGAACTCAATTATAGCGGCAGTTTTCATGATGCACCACATAGAGCAAGACATCATGCATTCCATACTAAAAGACGGGAATCAACTGATAAGAATTCAAAACCCACCACACCTAAGGGAGATTTGTCAACTATTCGGGAAGCTAGCAGGTCTGATACTTCTGGAAGAGCATCTACCAGCAATGGGCTTACACCTGATATAGCTTTAAAAGTTCCTGAAGTAGCTACAAGTAGTTCTGGTGAGACCATGACCACTGCCCATTCAGCTGTCCCTCCTCAGTCCAATTCACTGACAGTATCTGATACAATGGAATGTTCTGGTAATTATCAATGTGATACTAACACTGCAGTACAACATCCTGAACAAGTTTCACAAGAAGAACGAGCAGTAAAGGCACCAGTACAAGGTGTGGAAAAATCAGCCAATAAAGCAAAAGACCATCAAAAGCGCTTCCACCGATGGAGTGACACAGTGTTTCCAACAGAGAGTCATGTAACAAATGCTCCCCCAAACACAAAATCTGAGCAAAGCATTCCTCTTTTAATTGCTTCAGAGAACAGAACAGAAACAGACCCCAATCCAGGAGCTCATATGCTGCCTAGAGAAGAAGTGTTCAATCCACCAAAACATACTGAGATTAAAGAGACAGATATTCTGGAGTTTCATGATGAAAAGAAAGAACATAGAGAATAA
- the best3 gene encoding bestrophin-3 isoform X2: MTVTYSSKVANATFFGFHRLLLKWRGSIYKLLYREFLLFTSLYTTLSVIYSNVHGRDEYGRLLRRTLMRYVNLTSLLIFRSVSTAVYKRFPTMDHVVEAGFMTSDERKLFDSLKSPHLKYWVPVIWFGNLASKARSEGRIRDSIDLQMMMNEMNKFRSWCSLLFGYDWVGIPLVYTQVVTLAVYTFFFACIIGRQFLDPKQAYPGHDLDLYIPVFTLLQFFFYAGWLKVAEQLINPFGEDDDDFETNWCIDRNLQVSLMAVDEMHMNLPKMNRDIYWNDSDVRPPYTLAAADYCIPSFLGSTVHMGLPDSVFLREDWLLDEDKPRRQHSVLRRVKRFLSVHEHSPDSSSRGGYSRQGSDASNIFFPSELNYSGSFHDAPHRARHHAFHTKRRESTDKNSKPTTPKGDLSTIREASRSDTSGRASTSNGLTPDIALKVPEVATSSSGETMTTAHSAVPPQSNSLTVSDTMECSGNYQCDTNTAVQHPEQVSQEERAVKAPVQGVEKSANKAKDHQKRFHRWSDTVFPTESHVTNAPPNTKSEQSIPLLIASENRTETDPNPGAHMLPREEVFNPPKHTEIKETDILEFHDEKKEHRE; the protein is encoded by the exons ATGACTGTAACATACTCCAGTAAAGTAGCTAATGCCACATTCTTTGGATTCCATCGATTACTCCTTAAGTGGAGAGGAAGTATTTATAAACTGCTCTACAGGGAATTTCTTCTGTTCACTAGTTTATACACCACACTGAGTGTCATATACAG CAATGTACATGGGAGAGATGAATATGGGCGTTTGCTGAGAAGAACTCTTATGCGTTATGTGAACCTAACATCCCTACTGATCTTCCGCTCTGTCAGCACTGCTGTATATAAAAGGTTTCCAACCATGGACCATGTTGTAGAAGCAG GGTTTATGACCTCAGATGAAAGAAAACTATTTGACAGCCTTAAATCTCCCCATCTTAAATACTGGGTGCCTGTAATCTGGTTTGGAAATCTTGCTTCAAAAGCTAGATCAGAAGGCAGAATTCGGGACAGTATAGATTTGCAAATGATGATGAAT GAGATGAACAAGTTCCGATCCTGGTGCAGTCTACTGTTTGGCTATGACTGGGTTGGAATCCCTCTAGTCTACACTCAG GTAGTAACACttgctgtatatacatttttttttgcttgtataATTGGACGTCAATTCTTAGATCCCAAGCAAGCATATCCTGGCCATGATTTAGACCTGTATATTCCAGTCTTCACATTACTGCAATTTTTCTTTTATGCAGGCTGGCTAAAG GTTGCAGAGCAACTTATTAATCCCTTTGGTGAGGATGATGATGACTTTGAAACAAATTGGTGCATAGACAGAAATCTTCAG GTATCACTTATGGCTGTGGATGAAATGCATATGAACTTACCAAAAATGAACAGAGATATTTACTGGAATGACTCTGATGTTCGACCACCATACACGCTAGCAGCTGCTGATTACTGCATTCCTTCATTCTTGGGTTCAACTGTCCACATGGG ACTCCCTGATTCGGTATTTCTGCGGGAAGACTGGCTGCTGGATGAAGACAAACCTAGAAGGCAACATTCAGTTTTGAGAAGAGTAAAACGTTTTTTAAGTGTTCATGAACATTCTCCAGACTCCAGCAGTCGGGGAGGGTACAGCAGACAGGGAAGTGATGCATCCAATATATTCTTTCCAAGTGAACTCAATTATAGCGGCAGTTTTCATGATGCACCACATAGAGCAAGACATCATGCATTCCATACTAAAAGACGGGAATCAACTGATAAGAATTCAAAACCCACCACACCTAAGGGAGATTTGTCAACTATTCGGGAAGCTAGCAGGTCTGATACTTCTGGAAGAGCATCTACCAGCAATGGGCTTACACCTGATATAGCTTTAAAAGTTCCTGAAGTAGCTACAAGTAGTTCTGGTGAGACCATGACCACTGCCCATTCAGCTGTCCCTCCTCAGTCCAATTCACTGACAGTATCTGATACAATGGAATGTTCTGGTAATTATCAATGTGATACTAACACTGCAGTACAACATCCTGAACAAGTTTCACAAGAAGAACGAGCAGTAAAGGCACCAGTACAAGGTGTGGAAAAATCAGCCAATAAAGCAAAAGACCATCAAAAGCGCTTCCACCGATGGAGTGACACAGTGTTTCCAACAGAGAGTCATGTAACAAATGCTCCCCCAAACACAAAATCTGAGCAAAGCATTCCTCTTTTAATTGCTTCAGAGAACAGAACAGAAACAGACCCCAATCCAGGAGCTCATATGCTGCCTAGAGAAGAAGTGTTCAATCCACCAAAACATACTGAGATTAAAGAGACAGATATTCTGGAGTTTCATGATGAAAAGAAAGAACATAGAGAATAA